Within the Dermacentor silvarum isolate Dsil-2018 chromosome 8, BIME_Dsil_1.4, whole genome shotgun sequence genome, the region ATTCCTGGCAACGCTACAAAGCCTGCGATAAGGAATATCAGTCGGCACTGATATCTACTCGTCGCCATTTCTTCTCACACGATCTACCATCAATGTTAACAAACAACCCTCGAAAGTTCTGGCAGACAATCAATCCTTCTAATAAACCCGATATAACCCTAACCGATGCAGCAGGAGACAGTATTCCTGCAGCTGAATGCGCTGAAGTATTCAATAAAGCATTCACATCAGTTTTTACCAGAGAAGAGGCTTTTTTAGCCCCCAACACAATGAATATTTCAAACACCTCAATGTCCGAAATAATTATTAGTGAGACCGGTATCTTATCTTTACTAACGAAACTTAAAACTTCATCAGCCTCTGATCACCTAGGTTTCAACAACAAAATACTCGTGAATTCATCAGAAGGTATTCATCGCATCTTGTCCGCTATTTTTTCACAGTCTCTTTCATCTGGTTTTGTTCCAAGCGACTGGCGGTTAGCTAAGGTCGTGCCGATTTTCAAATCTGGGGATCGTTCTTTGCctctcaattatcgtcccatttcattaactagCACAGTTTGCAAACTCCTTGAGCATGTGATTCACTCCCAGGTTATTAACTATTTAGAAGAACATAACATCATCTTTAAGtaccaacatggtttccgtaaaggcTACTCGTGCGAAACGCAACTTGCTGGATTCATCCAAGACCTACATTCATCTGTCGATGCTGGTATTCAAGTCGATtccatatttttagatttttcaaaagcttttgatagggTACCTCACAATCGGTTATTAACAAAGTTAGCACTTCTTAATATTCACCCTCTTGTTTTAGCATGGgtaaaacattttctttcttcaagGTTTCAGTTTACCACTGTCAATAACCATAATTCTTCTTTCAGCCAAGTACAttctggcgtcccacaaggaagtGGTCTTGGTCCCTTACTTTTCCTGATATTCATTAACGATTTACCTAACTCTGTTTCGTCCCAAATCAGActtttcgctgacgattgtgtaatttaccgTAACATTTATTCTAATGATGATTGCCTTGCCCTACAACATGACATTGACTCAGTAACAGCATGGTGCTCTACCTGGCTCATGCAACTTAACCCTTCCAAAACAAAATGCATGTCTTTCACTAACCGTAAGTCTCGAATTCCAACCgcatataccttaaacaataaTCCACTTGAGTTGGTAACCACTTATAAGTATCTCGGTGTTCACATTTATTCCGACTTAACATGGAACCATCATATTAACCTTACCGTTGCATCCGTTAATCGGTCATTAGGTCTTTTAAAACATAACCTAAAGCATGCTCCTTCCCACCTCCGATCACGTGCTTATACCACTCTAATCCGGCCTAAAATCGAATATGCTTCGGCAATTTGGGACCCACATCAAGCATATCTAATAAATAGCATTGAATCACTGCAGAACCGCGCAGTTCGTTTCATCTATTCTGATTATTCACGTCATACCAGCATCACAGCATTGAAGAAACGTGCCGGCTTTCAAGAACTATCCCTCCGCCGTAAAATTGCACGTTTATCACTTTTTCATAAATTGTATCATCACTCAACTCTTCATAACgactttttttgtttgccatctgctatttttgatagacgcgaccatcctttcaaagtcaAGCGCGTGTCATGTCGTTCATTTAACTatgcacattcattcattccacgcacTATAACTGACTGGAACACTTTGCCTCCACGTGTTGCTACCACCACAGATCACTATAAATTTTTAAATCTACTGTCTGCCAGTGCTACAGCGTAATCATTGTGTATATTGTTATCTGGATGTgcatcggttttttttttttttaacttctatgatgattctcgttttttgttttttaaataaatttgtttgcaggttgtatagctgttatcaatctgtatagtgttgcatagtgttatgactgtataacgaaattctaacttgttagtatagtttcacatgtgttctctttgttgttgtatttgtgccccccccctatgtaataccctcggttgcgagggcctttaggggtattttgaataaataaataaataaataataaataaataaataaataaataaataaataaataaataaacaaataaataaataaataaatataatgaTGCAAATCTTTACAGCATAGGCTACAGACAATCTTCCTAAATATATTGACTATACACCCCGCCCCTCATGAAAAAGTGCCTCTCTGCCCCCAAAGGAAGAGGAACACTACCTTGCTTGTCCCAATAGTTTGCACTGTTTCCGCTCTAAGTATCATGTACCAAATAGCACAACAGCAAACCCTAACTAAGTTAATTTCTAGTAGTAAACTCAGGTTTCTTTCTCCCTGTTATTTTCAAAACCCAACCAATGCCTGTGTCTGATTCTTTTCCTTGTCCTAAAAGCTAGTGCTAGTTTTTGTTCTAGAGAAAACCATGCTGATTAAAAAGGTGACCTAGAAATGGCCATGAAGAGTTGCCTAATGATTCTAGACCTCACCTGAAGCGCTTGGGGTTGGGAGTCTCCGTGCCATCAGCATTTCGCTTCATGGGTTGCGGACTGCCCTGAGGAGAAGATACTTCTTCACCAGCACTGTTGGAGGCCATGTCTCTTTTCATGCCATCAATGCCCGAGCCAGGAGACAGGAGCATACTTTCCTCCTCTAAGGACAAGAAGACAAAAAGATAAGCATGTTGAACAAATTTTTTTCAATACTGAATTCCGAGGAACAAGAACCAAACTAAAGAAACAAGGCCTGCATTAAAATTAAAGTGAAATGCAGACCAGCCAACGTTAACAGTTGTAAAATGCTATGGTCAAAGCCAAAAATTACTAAAAATTCTTTTATTAGGGTACTCATGATGGCGACTGTTTTATTTTTAAGAACTTTGGGAAGAGTTTGTTCTGTAAAAGTGCTGTGAACAGGCACTCTGCTCCGTAATCACAGCAACAATAATCTGCACCAAAGACAAATGGAAATGTTTGTGAAGTTTATTCACGAAGCATTCACATTATGGCAGCTAAAAATTTAGTTATTTTTGCACACTGGTTCAAACACTAGGTGGCACTAATGTGAGTAGGTTTTAATAATCCAGCGGGTGCCAAAAATCAGTGCGAGAAATCAATCTGAGACTGTTATTTAAATCAACTTTGCCCTAATCTGGGCACAAATGAAAAATTGTTAGTGTCAATATAACACTGCAAATGAGCTCTGAAAGTCTCGCATTTTACAACGTAATCATAAAAGTCGGCAAGTATGGAATGGACACACAACATGGTTCCACTTGTCACTCTATATTCCCAAAATTCACCAGCACCATGTGAATTAGTTGATATTAGCTCAGCGCCAATGACATTATGACATGGAACCACAAATATGCTTTCCACACGGACAGTTTCAAAAGTAAACAAATTAGCAACAAGGAGAAGCTTGGTTTAAAAGAATTTCCTGGAGATTCTAAACTTGAATAAATGACCTTATATGACATAATGCTTCCAGTAGACCTGGAGTGACCGCAACAGTGGCGTGATGATGATATACAAGACACAGTTAACGGAAAAATCAACTTTCAATATTATTATACTAGCAGTGGTGCATTATGTCATAGACATCATTCAATGCCTTCCTGATTCCACATCTCATGCCATGTTTTTCTCTAGCAATTTGGCATTTCTTTTAGTTCCTTAGATGTCCCAATTTCTGCAAGTTAAGTCCCATTTTAAACAGGTCTGGTTCCTCAGTCCCAATGAAGTCATGTTTTGCCCAACTTTCATGTAGCCTCTTAGCGCTAAGCAAGAACCCACTTTTGTGCTGAAAGACGGGTTTCCCTCTTAAGTGCTCCCGAACAAAGGCATTGACACTGAATGCAGGGTCATACTGTGAAGCCAACAAGAGGAGACTTGAACATGCACATGACCTCTGTGTCAGGCGAGCTTATCTCGAGCTGTAGCGCGAGATtcttcaccagaggaggcagagatggcggcgattgcACTGCCAATCACAAACTTATCAACCAGAATCTTCATCAgcgattctaaaactgcaatcaaagcctatgacactggtaaggtgtccaaagaggccaGCCAAATTCTacaagcaggcaaggagaatGACCTGATTAGAATAATATCGGCACCCTCCCATAGTGGACCCACACAGGTCACCCGAGGACTCACACACCAGGCCCCAGCACAGGCCgactactccctgtccaaaaagcgtGACTTAAtcacatacagagaaattctagaacactatagaatgggcaggagaaccctctcccccccccccccccctcccatagaTCTCtcaaaaagaaggaaggaatcgggagaaaactgcagacgggtaccttcccaaacccgtatatcctaaACAAATGTCATCCTGAGGTGCACTATTCTCAATgtaaaaactgtgaaggcatagtgaccctaaatcacatggtctgggcttgcccagcgctacaCCGTCTAAATGGTAACAAAGAGTCATGAGAATCCTCCCTCTACagccaggaagaacaagcccaaaaacaagtcatcggtcaagcccaggcccgccgccggaagccaactgattccggccgacgtctaggggaggggggtggggttGACTGTGAAAGGgtccgatcacccatactctctgatgGGTGCAagtaaagtgctttctctctctctctgacagcATTTCCTATAAGAAGGAAATAAAGCTCGACTACAAAGGGACAAACTCATGTACAACACACACTTGTAAAACCTAGCCCGGACACCTCTTCCACTGCTGCACTTGTTACGAACGGTAAAGTTACATGAAAGACACCTTATGGAAGCAAGGCATCCACTGGCTTTTACTTTTGTGTTTGTCTCCCATCCAAGTCTCTCACACTGCTTTACCATTCCCTAGTGGCAAACCAAATAGCCCAAGCTTTTACAATGGTGCATGTATCACATCATTCCATCCCACTTTATGATCTGACAGATCTGGAAATCTTACTTCAGACACGATTTGCTCAAAATGAGACCCACCTTCCAGCTCAGGGTGCATAGGGGGCAGGAACTCGTGCACCCACTCGGGCCTCTGCAGCAGCTCCCGGCTGCCAGGTTTGGGGTGCGGAAGGTTTGTGGGCCGAGCGACAGGAAAGTGAGGGACCCGCTTGGCAAAAGCCACGGGTTCAACGTTGTTAATGTACTCTTCGAGCTCGCTCAGCAGGATGCCCAGGTCATTGAATGCTAGTGAGAGATCATCCAAGTTGGGCTCTGTTCGCCCATCTGCAGAGAACAGAGACAAGAAACCAGTTTTCAAAAGGATTACTGCTAATCATTTTACACTAAGAGTCCACAAGGGATTTTCTAAGAAAGATAAAAATTATGTAGATAGCCACAAGTGGAGCACAGTCAGAAAAAATAAAGTAGTAGAGCTGCAACACCACAGCAATGGCTTTTCTATAACATATCTGAACTCACTGAGTTTCCCAAGGCACGAGTGACTAAAATCTAGTATTTAGTTTTGACATCAACACAGCTGAGCTTACATGGAAACATTAGATGGCAAACACCTTAGGCACGCAAGCACTCAAAATCCGAGACTGACTGACTTTTTAAGTAATGCAATAAACAAGCACAAGTACTGCCAGAATACTTAAGCATAAATACTGGAATATTGTACATCTGGCAACCTAAAATGTACAAAAAAATATCTCCCGAGCGGTGATCGCGACACTCTTTATAGCAGACACGGCAAATTACACACAAAAGCAGTAGCTTATTTATGGTTCACAGATACAGAAGCCAAATTACACAATTACGGAATGCATTTTGGCCGATGCAGGGATTCTGCGCGGTCCTCATACGTGTCGACTGCAAGCCGACGCTACGAAAGGCGTTTTGTGGAGGCTAAATAATTTAACACCATGTTAAAAGAACTTTGTTTACCGCGAAAATCAGTTCAGACGCGTTAGCGACTGTAGACAGCTGAGGTCGCGGCACAGATAAAAAGGCGCGCTCATCCCCTGAAGAAAACGCTGCATTACGGGCTGCTATCTCAGCATTGCGACTTGACATAGAACATGACTTTGTATGTTGGCGTTAGGACAGAAGAACGCTGGCTGTGATATCAACGCTTTTACGGCGACGTTGATGAACGACAAAGTTGAAATACCGTCGCAATGTTTCCAACTATGCCCAAAACAATGGCACGCGGTGAAGAGCTCGAAAGCATCATCGGCCAGTCGTACCAGCTTGCATATAAGCGAAGCGTTACCTGGAGCAGGTTTAGTAAGAGACGGGAGGGGTGTTTCCGGGTTATTTCTAAGTAGCTAGCGACCGTGCTCACCTTGATTTGAATAGGCTTGCGCTGTCCTGGCGATTTCAAGTACATAGCGATGAAGTATGTCAGCAAGCAACTCCAACGTTGACTGATGCACGGCGTGCCAGCCAATGTTTTGACATATCTGAGCAACTGAAACCTTCAGGACACTACGACTAAACAGAGCTGCCATTCTACGTCCAAAAAATCATGAAAAATAGATCAATGCTATGAGTTTTCCCGCAGAACGCCAAGACGCATCGTCCAAGCATCTTCCCACTGTACACTTCAGTTCACGCCATCTTTCACACACGAAGCTACGCGATTTCAACCAACGAGTCTCGGAGCTGGTCTGACCGTTCAACACAACCACCACGGCATCTTTCACACGATACAAATCTCGTCACACATTACCACCGATAAATAATCGCCATGCTGAACTCGTTGTTGAAGTTTATTAGAGGGCAGCACCAGCGACTTTTATAGAGCATTATGGGAAGGCGTCGTCGCATAGCAACTGCAAGTTTGTTTGTATACAAACGGATCACCTGTTAACGTGCCACGCCGGCGCATTTTCTCCACATTCTTTTGAAAGAGGCGGCAGCAACTGAAACGAGCGAGGGCTCCGCGCGAAGTAGGCCTCGCATCGAAAGACGGAAAGCACGCGAAATATGGGCTTTTTCGACAAACTCGTCAGTTTTCTCGGCTTGAAGAAGAAGCACGCCAGCGTCTTGGTAGTCGGCTTGGACAACAGCGGTAAAAGCACCATCCTAAATCATTTCAAATCCGACGACCAAAAGGCGATGGACATTGTGCCTACTGTGGGCTTCAACGTGGATTCTTTCAAGCTGAAGAACTTGGCGCTCACGGCTTTTGACATGTCCGGCCAGGGAAGGTACCGCAATCTCTGGGAGCATTACTACAAGGACACCGACGGGATCATCTTTGTTGTGGACAGTACGGACGCACTGAGAATGGTCGTGGCCAAGGATGAGCTTGACATGATGCTACAGCACAAGGATTTTAAGGATCGCCCTGTGCCGATTTTGTTTTTCGCGAACAAAATGGATCTCAGGGAAGCTTTGTCCAGTGTGAAAGTAAGCCAGGCGCTGGGATTGGACGTGCTGAAAACGAAGCCATGGCACATTTGTGCGAGCAATGCTCTGACTGGAGAAGGTTTGCAGGAAGGCCTAGAGTGGCTCAGTGAACAAATACAGGCACTTCTGCAGAAAAAGAGGTAGCCGGAAGAAGGGACTTGTAATTATTTTCTGATCGCGAAACGTCAGAATGCAGTCTCCAACGAATCCTTTGAAACTCACTCAGTTGAGACGTGTTCATCTCGAATGCGCGATGTTTTATGTGTATGTTCATGCGCAAGTTTATTGTTACTAAAATGAATCCAAAGCAACGAATGTTTGCTGCTTGGAGCATGGGTTTAATTCGTCTGATTTAATTCGTCCGAATTAATGCACCTGCGATATGTATGCCACCTGAATATGCCGGATCGCGCTATATGCTCCAtgcaattaaaaagaaaagtcttttcgaattaaaaaagaaacacggTATATGTGACACCTGAAACTGTGCAATACATTGTTATTGTGTAAACTTTAAATGTTTTTCAGACTTATAAACGACGTTTGCTGCTTTACTGTCCTGTTGTGTAATTGTTCTCGAACAGCGCGAACACATGCATCCCGGCTGACCTTGCAAAATTGAATATGGTGTGGTTCTTCTCTCACTctccgtgcgtgcgtgtgtgtgtgtgtttcaccTCTCAACTATTACTGTTTAGGAAACAAAGGTGTCACAGCTAGTTTGCAGCTCGTCACGCGCTCCATGAATCTTTGCCGAGCTTCATTAACTTACTACAAAACATTTGCAACCGTCCAACATTTGGCTAACGTAGAACAAAAGCTCGTCTATTACGAAAGGTCGATCGTCCTACCCTCGCTCGTAATAAACGAGCGAAGGCCGTGCTCTATATCACTTTTAACGAACGCTCGATTATTGCGAACGAAGGTAGTGCGATCGCGCCGTCTCCTCTCATAAAAACGAAGCGTTCGTTGTagaattttttttatcttataATGGCGCTGTGTCCAGATATAACTAGCATGTCTAGAACGACGAATCGTTGATTGGTTGGCTATATATGTGGATGTACTTAAATGCACAAAAAATTTCACAAAATACAcaaaaacgtgaaggcgaaagcctgtcgccgcaccgactggcagtgggccagtgccgtcagcgccttcgcagaggcaggctggcatgatgagcggcatcggagccatgTTATTTTCAATCATAGcgttacggttttttttttttttcgtttttcttttgtgtgtctGCGTGTTTGTACTACCTGCACTACCTttctatatccccccccccccctacaataTAAAGCCCATATATttgggcgctgtaggtatttgaataaataaataagtaaataaaaagtAGTTTAATGGTTTCGGTCAGACGTTGCCTTAGTCTTGGACGTCACAGGGAGTAACTGCGGGCATTTCAAGCTGACATATGCCGACATCACCACCAGACTTGAGCGGTCATAtactctcgaaaaaaaaaaaaaaaaaaaaaaaagtgcgtgtgTGTGGAGGGGGGAGGAGCATTGAATTATTTCTGACCACCTGTATTTTTTCACCGTGCACCTAAAACACGGTACACGATCGTGTTTGCCATGCATGTCTCTGACGTattcgagatgcggccgccgcggccagtgatCGAAGTCGTccgcaacctcatgctcagcCGCAGACCACCATATATAGCCACGTAATAACACGTAATGAATAAGGCGATGTTGGTGTCTCAGTGCCACACCAGTAGTCAGTGGCGCACAAAAGACCACACTTCTGCGGAACTTACCTATTACTGCACATTTTAATTCTTACGTTACCACGCGCCTATATGGAAATCGATCAATTTCATCGACAGCTTTTTTCTGCGCGTTGTTTAAAATTTCCGTTGGAATCATTCTACTTAAGCAACATCATGCACCATCTGAAATGATGACTGAACTTTAACTATTAGTCAGATTTGACAATTTTGGCAGATTATggagaaaagtcgcagtttggcacgaaaggcgaagcatcgattgcgatagcaaactagaggacagctatacgaaataaggatagtagttttatcggccgtataaacttgtaaacataggcgtactaactaaatcaacaaacatggtgtcacgcgcgcgcaagcaaacatgaacgcatctcactcgatgagcgcagaaacGCGCTGCGCGGCAGCAgcaccttcgtcccgccgctcgcatcaacgctaaCTATGCTGCGAAAACAGCGCAGGGAGTActgtgcccccgccgcagattgctttcaagatacagcagctCGGGTGGGGGCGCGCGGTTGTTCGGTGcggtaaaacccctatatttgtaaaagtagcgccattcttagatcttgccgccaccgcgctcaccccggcgcttcctcctcgccctctcttagccgcctcctgtcaccccagcctcctccgctcccccattggccaatccgtgtcacgtggaagttc harbors:
- the LOC119462679 gene encoding ADP-ribosylation factor-like protein 6; the encoded protein is MGFFDKLVSFLGLKKKHASVLVVGLDNSGKSTILNHFKSDDQKAMDIVPTVGFNVDSFKLKNLALTAFDMSGQGRYRNLWEHYYKDTDGIIFVVDSTDALRMVVAKDELDMMLQHKDFKDRPVPILFFANKMDLREALSSVKVSQALGLDVLKTKPWHICASNALTGEGLQEGLEWLSEQIQALLQKKR